Below is a window of Streptomyces sp. NBC_00223 DNA.
CGGCGGGGAAGGTCAGCCGGGCGCCGGCCGCCGCCGCGTGCTCGCCCTTCACCAGCCGTACGGTCCCGGCCGGCCCGCCCGCCGTCCCGTACGCGGTCCCGTCCAGGCGGCCCCGGACGGTGATCGTGACCGGCGCGCGCACGTCGAAGCGGACCGGGTCCTCGATCCGGACGACGGTGGTGTGCGGGAAGACCGGGGTGTCGGGCCCGGTCAGGCTCGGCGATCCGGCCGCGCGCCAGGACAGGATCAGAAACACCGCGGGGACCGCTATGGCGGTCAGCTTCAGCCAGAACTGGAAGCCCTGCACCAGCGTGACGCTGCGCATCCCGCCCGCCGCCGAGACACAGACCACCGCCGCCGCGACGACCACCGCGCCGACCCACCGCGGCGCGCCGGTCACCGTCTGGAGGGTCAGGCCCGCGCCCTGCAACTGCGGGACCAGATACAGCCAGGCGATGACGGCGACCAGTACGCTCGCCACCCGCCGCACCGCCGTGGAGCCGAGCCGTTCCTCGGCGAAGTCCGGCAGCGTGTAGGCGCCCGAGCGGCGCAGCGGGGCCGCCACCAGCAGCAACAGCACCAGATACCCGGCGGTGTAGCCCACCGGGTAGGCGAGCATGTCCACGCCGTAGGCCATCACCAGGCCCGCGACGCCGAGGAAGGAGGCCGCCGACAGGTACTCGCCGCCGATGGCCGAGGCGTTCCACAGCGGGGAGATCTCCCGGGAGGCGACGTAGAAGTCGGAGGTGGCCCGGGACAGCCGCAGCCCGTAGACGCCGACGGCGACGGTCGCGACCAGCACGACGATCAGGGCGGTGAGGCCGAGCGCGGGGTTCACGGGATGTCAGGAGGTCCGGCCGGGGCGCCGGGGCCGGGGCCTGTGCCGGGGCCGCCCAGCAGATCGGTGAAGTCGCGCTCGACCCGCTCGGCGTGCCGTACGTGGAACCAGGCCGCCCCCACCAGCAGCGGATACGCGAGCGCCCCGAGCAGCAGCCACGCCAGCCGGATGCCGAAGACGTCCGCCGTACGCAGCCCCGGGGCCAGCGCGAAGGCCGCGGGCAGTCCGCCGAGCGCCACCGCGAGCACGGCCAGCACCCCCAGCGAGAGCCGCAGTTGGTCGCGGACCAGCGAGCGTACGTACACCTGGCCGAGACGCGGCTGGGTGTGCAGGTCCTCGGCGCCGGCGCGCGCGGACCAGCCGCCGTCCCGGTTGCGGCGTGGGCCCGAGACCGCGGTCCGGCGCGGGGGCGGCGGTGGATGCTGCGCGCCGCTCATGACGGCTCCTCCCCCGGCGCGGACGCCCAGCGCGTCAGCAGGTCCCGCAGCTCGCGGGTGTGGCGGCGGCTGACCGGGAGTTCGGCGCCGGCCGTCCGGACCGTCCAGTGCCCGGCGTCCGAGCGCAGTTCCTCGACGTGCCGCAACGAGACCAGATAGCGGCGGTGGATGCGCAGGAAGCCGTGCGGCGCCCAGCGTTCCTCCAGGGACGCCAGCGGGATGCGCAGCAGGGGCGCGTCACCGCCCGCGTGCAGCCGTACGTAGTCGCCCTGGGCCTCGACGTACGCGACCTCGTCGCGCGAGACGAACCGGGTGACGCCGCCCAGGTCGACCGGGATGCGCTCGACCACGCGCTCGGGGGCGACCGGGCCGGGCGCGCCGCCGCCCTCGATGAGGGCCGCCACCCGCCGTACGGCCTCGGCCAGGCGTTCCCTGCGGACCGGTTTGAGCAGGTAGTCGCAGGCCTTGAGGGCGAAGGCGTCGACGGCGAAGTCCTCGTAGGCGGTGACGAAGACGACGGCCGGCGGCTGCGCGAAGCGGCCGAGCACCCGGACCAGGTCGAGCCCGTCGAGGCCGGGCATCCGGATGTCGAGGAAGACCGCGT
It encodes the following:
- a CDS encoding LytR/AlgR family response regulator transcription factor; its protein translation is MTSLRVLAVDDEPPALEELTYLLRGDRRIGHVLAAGSSDEALRRLEDGTVDAVFLDIRMPGLDGLDLVRVLGRFAQPPAVVFVTAYEDFAVDAFALKACDYLLKPVRRERLAEAVRRVAALIEGGGAPGPVAPERVVERIPVDLGGVTRFVSRDEVAYVEAQGDYVRLHAGGDAPLLRIPLASLEERWAPHGFLRIHRRYLVSLRHVEELRSDAGHWTVRTAGAELPVSRRHTRELRDLLTRWASAPGEEPS